In Fusarium verticillioides 7600 chromosome 4, whole genome shotgun sequence, the following proteins share a genomic window:
- a CDS encoding translation initiation factor eIF-2B subunit delta, with product MSTEAEGSAPAPQTTENNDVKTEKKEQAQPQKPKEQQQAAPASEKKLSGAELKKKAKEEKAARRAQAKATQASQGPSQGGQQASGDGKGGKAKPKQDGQHQHQQHGGAKLPIRPAAATAVVKDDKPSIPDCFSHLSMARRIEMTNADKDVHPAVLVLGEHMSAFVISDSITRLEATLHAFSKVIDSYTTPPGFTFSRHFTPHVLNPQIEYLTACRPMCFSMGNAIRWLKLQISKVDVDLHDNDVKKLLKESIDNYIRERITLADYVIVETAANMICDGDVVLTYAHHHLVERTLLQARKKKIDFRVILVDDPYERVGIDHAKRLSAAGIQVTYASDFGALQTHLYEATKVFLAAEAIFSNGAMYARAGSCDIATAASDMNVRVVALCETVNFTERVSIDSLTYNEIDPERSTDVGFRLLFDTTRDTYISVVVTELGNSSATSVPAILRKLEEL from the exons ATGTCCACAGAAGCCGAGGGTTCGGCCCCTGCGCCGCAGACCACAGAGAATAACGATGTGAAGACGGAAAAGAAGGAGCAGGCCCAGCCTCAGAAGCCCaaagaacagcaacaagCAGCGCCCGCTAGCGAGAAGAAGTTATCCGGCGCtgaattgaagaagaaggccaaggaggaaaaggctgcCAGAAGAGCGCAAGCCAAGGCTACCCAGGCTTCACAGGGCCCATCGCAAGGCGGTCAACAGGCGTCCGGTGATGGGAAGGgaggcaaagcaaagccTAAGCAGGACGggcaacatcagcaccagcaacatgGCGGTGCAAAACTCCCTATTCGACCAGCGGCAGCGACGGCTGTAGTTAAGGACGACAAGCCTTCGATACCAGACTGCTTTAGCCACCTCTCCATGGCTAGGCGGATAGAAATGACAAATGCCGACAAGGACGTCCATCCTGCGGTCTTGGTTCTCGGTGAGCACATGAGCGCGTTCGTCATCAGTGATAGTATCACACGACTCGAGGCGACGCTGCATGCTTTCTCCAAA GTTATCGACTCTTACACAACTCCTCCTGGCTTCACTTTCTCCCGCCATTTCACACCTCACGTTCTCAACCCCCAGATCGAGTACCTCACAGCATGCCGCCCCATGTGCTTCTCAATGGGCAACGCCATCCGGTGGCTGAAGCTCCAGATCAGCAAAGTGGATGTCGATCTTCACGACAACGACGTGAAGAAACTCCTCAAGGAGTCCATTGACAACTACATTCGTGAGCGCATCACTCTCGCAGACTACGTGATTGTTGAGACTGCTGCCAACATGATttgcgatggcgatgttgtaCTCACATacgctcatcatcacctcgtCGAGCGCACTCTTCTCCAGGCTCGCAAGAAAAAAATTGACTTCCGCGTGATTCTTGTCGATGATCCTTATGAGCGCGTCGGCATCGATCACGCCAAAAGACTCTCCGCCGCTGGCATCCAAGTCACTTATGCTTCCGATTTTGGTGCTCTGCAAACACATCTCTATGAGGCAACTAAGGTTTTCCTCGCAGCCGAAGCCATCTTTAGCAACGGTGCTATGTACGCTCGCGCTGGCTCATGCGATATCGCCACGGCAGCTTCTGATATGAACGTCCGCGTTGTGGCACTCTGCGAGACGGTCAATTTCACAGAGCGTGTATCCATCGACTCTCTCACATACAACGAAATCGACCCCGAGCGATCCACCGATGTCGGCTTCCGCTTGCTCTTTGACACTACCCGCGATACGTATATTTCGGTGGTTGTGACGGAGCTAGGCAATTCCTCTGCCACGTCTGTGCCTGCGATTCTTAGAAAATTAGAGGAGTTGTAA
- a CDS encoding arginine biosynthesis ArgJ, mitochondrial produces the protein MMKKFARAYSSASATLGSNPVPPSKIQYIPTSGKYPKGFIASGVLAGVKPGNTSKPDIALVTSDRPCAAAGVFTKNKFQAAPVTYSRKLLQQKKNAGLRSVVVNSGNANAVTGTGGLEDATSMARTTDQRVGDEDSTIVMSTGVIGQRLPIQKILDKIPTAVSKAGSSHENWLDCAKAICTTDTFPKLMSRSFELPSSPGVEYRIAGMTKGAGMIAPNMATLLTILATDAPISPAVMPNVLRHAVDRSFNSITIDGDTSTNDTVALLANGAAGGKEVTSEQSPDYKAFQELLTEFSIDLAKYVVRDGEGATKFVTIRVVDSASEEAAREIGRSIAKSPLVKTALYGKDANWGRVLCATGYALISPPGQPVNDVPEITPERTNVSFVPTDGSAELKLLVDGEPEEVDEKRASEILAMEDLEIVVRLGTGDKSAVHYTCDFSHDYVTINGDYRT, from the exons atgatgaagaaattTGCTCGTGCCTACTCATCGGCGTCAGCCACTCTTGGCTCAAACCCTGTTCCTCCTTCAAAGATTCAATACATTCCTACTTCGGGAAAATACCCCAAAGGCTTTATCGCTTCAGGTGTTTTGGCTGGCGTCAAACCTGGCAACACCAGCAAGCCCGACATCGCCCTCGTCACTTCTGATCGTCCCTGCGCCGCCGCTGGTGTCTTCACAAAAAACAAGTTCCAGGCTGCTCCTGTGACCTATAGCAGGAAGCTTttgcagcagaagaagaacgcgGGCCTGCGAAGTGTGGTTGTCAATTCTGGTAATGCGAATGCTGTCACCGGCACCggaggtcttgaagatgctACCAGTATGGCCCGCACGACAGATCAGAGGGTCGGCGATGAGGACTCTACTATTGTGATGAGCACTGGAGTCATTGGCCAGAG GCTGCCAATTCAGAAGATTCTCGACAAGATCCCTACAGCTGTTAGCAAGGCTGGCAGTTCTCACGAGAACTGGCTTGATTGTGCAAAGGCTATCTGTACCACAGATACTTTCCCTAAGCTCATGTCTCGATcctttgagcttccttcttctccaggtGTTGAGTATCGCATTGCTGGTATGACAAAGGGTGCAGGCATGATTGCCCCCAACATGGCGACTCTTCTTACCATCCTGGCTACCGATGCCCCTATCTCCCCTGCGGTCATGCCTAATGTTCTTCGACATGCGGTGGACCGATCGttcaactccatcaccattgaTGGTGACACTTCCACCAATGATActgttgctcttcttgctaACGGTGCCGCTGGCGGCAAGGAGGTCACTTCTGAGCAGTCTCCAGACTACAAAGCCTTCCAGGAGCTCCTCACCGAGTTCTCTATTGACTTGGCCAAGTATGTCGTCCGAGATGGTGAGGGTGCTACCAAGTTTGTTACTATCCGTGTTGTCGACAGTGCTTCTGAGGAGGCAGCCCGTGAGATTGGTCGGTCGATCGCTAAATCCCCCCTCGTTAAGACTGCTCTGTACGGAAAGGATGCCAACTGGGGCCGTGTCCTTTGCGCCACCGGATATGCTCTCATTTCGCCTCCTGGCCAACCTGTGAATGACGTTCCTGAGATCACCCCCGAGCGCACCAATGTCTCCTTCGTCCCTACCGATGGctcagctgagctgaagctgctcgTGGACGGCGAGCCCGAGGAGGTCGACGAGAAGCGAGCATCGGAGATCCTCGCTAtggaagaccttgagatCGTTGTCAGGTTAGGTACAGGCGACAAGTCTGCTGTACACTATACCTGCGACTTCAGCCATGACTATGTCACTATTAATGGTGACTACAGAACTTGA